Proteins encoded together in one Labeo rohita strain BAU-BD-2019 chromosome 21, IGBB_LRoh.1.0, whole genome shotgun sequence window:
- the pus1 gene encoding tRNA pseudouridine synthase A, with translation MLRSSRIIHILSRLTFIPTLKNKGWPDSVLKSRGFCMSCKMTEDSSDAQIKALKRAADDTPVEAEHEGKKLKTEQDERKYPKKKVALLMAYSGKGYYGMQRNAKNSQFRTIEDELVTALVKAECIPEGHGDDMKKMSFQRCARTDKGVSAAGQVVSLKVWMIDNILDKINAHLPPHIRILGYKRVTGGFNSKNNCDARTYSYMLPTVSFSPKDYNQEDTSFRLNSETLQKVNRLFSLYKGTHNFHNFTSQKGPRDPSAKRYITHMSCGEPFVRQEAEFAVITVRGQSFMMHQIRKMIGLVIAVVKGYVDEAVIERSWGEDKVDVPKAPGLGLVLERVHFDRYNKRFGGDGIHETLDWTEEEEAIAAFKDKHIYPSIVETELNEKSMVNWMATLYIHDFEATSTGNQERKDDDEDGNVSD, from the exons ATGCTGAGGTCCTCTCGGATCATTCATATTTTATCACGTCTCACATTTATTCCAACTCTCAAGAACAAAG GGTGGCCAGATTCTGTGTTAAAATCCCGTGGATTTTGCATGTCCTGCAAGATGACTGAGGATTCATCAGACGCCCAAATCAAAGCCTTGAAAAGAGCAGCAGATGACACGCCCGTTGAGGCTGAGCATGAAGGGAAGAAGCTTAAAACAGAGCAGGATGAGAGGAAATATCCTAAGAAAAAGGTGGCCCTGCTGATGGCATACTCAGGGAAAGGGTATTATGGGATGCAG AGAAATGCAAAGAACTCTCAGTTTAGAACCATTGAGGATGAACTGGTCACTGCTCTTGTCAAAGCAGAATGTATTCCAGAGGGCCATGGAGATGACATGAAGAAAATGTCTTTCCAGCGGTGTGCACGAACGGATAAG GGAGTTTCTGCTGCGGGTCAAGTTGTCTCTCTGAAGGTGTGGATGATTGACAACATCCTGGACAAAATTAATGCACATCTGCCGCCTCACATAAGAATTTTAG GTTACAAGCGAGTCACGGGTGGCTTCAATTCCAAAAACAACTGCGATGCCAGAACATATTCCTACATGCTTCCCACTGTGTCTTTCTCCCCAAAGGACTATAACCAGGAGGACACGTCATTCCGTCTGAATTCAGAGACCCTTCAGAAGGTCAACCGGTTATTTAGCCTATACAAAGGCACCCACAACTTCCACAACTTCACTTCGCAAAAAGGTCCACGGGACCCTAGCGCCAAGCGCTACATCACCCACATGTCCTGCGGAGAGCCGTTTGTAAGACAGGAAGCTGAGTTTGCCGTCATCACGGTACGAGGCCAAAGCTTCATGATGCACCAGATCCGGAAGATGATCGGTCTTGTGATCGCTGTAGTTAAAGGATATGTGGATGAAGCAGTGATCGAGAGGAGCTGGGGAGAAGACAAAGTTGACGTTCCCAAGGCTCCCGGGCTCGGATTAGTGCTGGAGAGGGTGCACTTTGACCGATACAACAAACGCTTCGGAGGAGACGGCATTCATGAGACTCTGGACTGGACTGAGGAAGAAGAAGCCATCGCTGCTTTTAAGGACAAGCATATTTATCCCAGCATCGTAGAGACTGAGCTCAATGAGAAGTCCATGGTGAACTGGATGGCTACTCTATATATCCATGATTTTGAAGCCACGTCCACGGGAAACCAAGAGCGCAAA gatgatgatgaagatggaAACGTGTCAGATTGA
- the noc4l gene encoding nucleolar complex protein 4 homolog, protein MAPSTDSNVKEENSQGSYKKDINTKTDHVLQSKKHANDIFDVIEYLQSEKDKQIIFASNACRKIFCELSDRGDLYVGDLPEEDDLMSGDRSGEEKYRIFMRHRYNSCVEILLENIGHESFQVKETSLCTLMRFVAAEAKHPLQNPDSSEHFCFPRELLRNLVERLLSEKEDMSLLISRFQEFLEMDDVRYYVMSSVRDNIYKVMSRKKKAEIPVYKNNVFTLLSNINIPTQGPKMKKFLVRQDYRLDEWKVAKLKEHKRAFEQMWLMFLKFKLPSFMYKKILVILHESIMPQMSDPTLLIDFLSAAYDIGGAISLLALNGLFVLIHQHNLDYPDFYKKLYGLLDPSIFHVKYRARFFHLVNIFLSSTHLPAYLVAAFVKRFARLSLTAPPTALLILLPFICNLIRRHPSCRILIHRPSAAEEPCDDPYVMEEEDPAQCHALESSLWEIKTLQTHYHPDVAKAALTINEPLTEQEEDISELLELSAFEVMERELKAESKTIPLEFDTATELLKSSREVLGVHFSLE, encoded by the exons ATGGCGCCGTCCACGGACAGCAACGTGAAAGAAGAAAACAGTCAGGGTTCATATaagaaagacataaatactAAAACAGATCATGTACTTCAAagcaagaaacatgctaacgacatatTCGACGTCATTGAATATCTACAG TCCGAAAAGGATAAACAGATCATTTTCGCCAGCAATGCTTGTAGAAAGATTTTTTGTGAGTTGTCAGACAGAGGAGATCTCTATGTTGGTGATCTGCCCGAAGAAGACGACCTCATGAGTG GTGATCGCAGTGGTGAAGAGAAGTACCGTATATTTATGAGACATCGTTACAACAGCTGTGTGGAAATTTTGTTGGAAAATATAGGCCATGAATCTTTCCAAGTGAAG GAGACGTCTCTGTGTACACTGATGAGGTTTGTTGCAGCAGAAGCCAAACACCCTCTCCAGAATCCTGACTCGAGTGAGCACTTCTGCTTTCCAAGGGAGCTCTTACGG AACCTGGTGGAGCGTCTTCTCTCAGAGAAAGAAGACATGTCACTGCTCATCTCTAGGTTTCAAGAGTTTTTGGAAATGGACGACGTGCGCTACTACGTCATGAGCTCAGTACGAGACAACATTTACAAAGTCATGAGCCGAAAAAAAAAG gctGAGATTCCTGTTTATAAGAATAATGTGTTCACACTCCTCTCAAACATCAACATACCCACCCAAggaccaaaaatgaaaaaatttcTTGTGAGACAAGACT ACAGacttgatgaatggaaagtagCCAAATTAaag gAGCACAAACGAGCTTTTGAGCAAATGTGGCTGATGTTTCTCAAGTTCAAg TTGCCTAGCTTCATGTACAAGAAGATCCTGGTCATCCTTCATGAATCCATCATGCCACAGATGAGTGATCCCACACTTTTGATCGACTTCCTGAGCGCTGCTTATGACATTG GTGGGGCGATTAGTTTGTTGGCTCTGAATGGCTTGTTCGTCCTCATCCATCAGCATAACTT GGATTATCCAGATTTTTATAAGAAGCTGTACGGTCTGCTGGATCCCTCTATCTTCCATGTCAAGTACAGAGCACGTTTCTTCCACCTGGTGAACATCTTCCTTTCTTCAAC ACATCTGCCGGCCTATCTTGTGGCAGCGTTTGTGAAGCGTTTCGCTCGCCTGTCTCTCACAGCGCCACCTACAGCTCTGCTCATACTTCTGCCATTCATCTGTAATCTCATTCGCCGGCACCCCTCATGTAGAATTCTCATCCACAGACCCAGCGCTGCAGAAG agcCTTGTGACGACCCATATGTGATGGAAGAGGAAGATCCGGCTCAATGTCATGCTCTGGAGAGCAGTCTATGGGAGATCAAG ACACTGCAGACACATTACCACCCAGATGTGGCCAAGGCTGCCTTGACGATCAACGAGCCACTTACTGAACAAGAGGAAGATATTAGTGAGCTGCTAGAGCTCTCTGCATTTGAG GTTATGGAGCGAGAACTCAAAGCCGAAAGCAAGACGATACCGCTAGAGTTTGATACAGCCACAGAACTCCTGAAGAGCTCTAGAGAGGTGCTCGGAGTGCACTTTTCTCTAGAGTAA
- the phpt1 gene encoding 14 kDa phosphohistidine phosphatase: MKCFSVSVLNFVVVLVFFCPPFAIMSAERLAKIPEVDLDPNGVFKYVLIRVHSKDDESYVDIVRGYAWAEYHADIYDRVAGELERGGELDCECLGGGRIKHDSAAKKIHVYGYSMGFGRAKHSVSTEKIKTLYPDYEVTWADEGY; this comes from the exons ATGAAGTGCTTTTCTGTTTCTGTACTGAACTTCGTTGTAGTGTTAGTTTTTTTCTGTCCACCTTTTGCAATCATGTCTGCCGAACGTCTCGCTAAAATCCCAGAGGTTGATTTAGATCCCAACGGCGTCTTTAAATACGTCCTCATACGGGTGCACAGCAAAGACGACGAGTCATATGTTGATATTGTGAGAGGATACGCGTGGGCCGAGTATCATG CTGATATCTATGACCGTGTGGCCGGAGAACTGGAGAGAGGTGGAGAATTGGATTGCGAGTGTCTCGGAGGTGGAAGAATCAAACATGACAGTGCTGCAAAAAAGATCCACGTCTACGGTTATTCCATG ggaTTTGGGAGAGCAAAGCATTCAGTTTCCACAGAGAAGATAAAAACGCTTTACCCAGACTATGAGGTGACCTGGGCGGACGAAGGGTATTGA